A DNA window from Porphyromonas gingivalis ATCC 33277 contains the following coding sequences:
- a CDS encoding NADP-dependent malic enzyme: MNSKLEEQARAYHAEGKPGKLEIRPTKPHSTQHDLTLAYSPGVAVPCKDIEQDPAFAYKYTAKGNLVAVISNGTAVLGLGDIGALAGKPVMEGKGLLFKIYAGIDVFDIEIDETDPKRFIEVVKAIAPTFGGINLEDIKAPECFEIEETLKRELDIPVMHDDQHGTAIISSAGLINALMIAGKKIENVRIVVNGAGASAFSCTKLYESFGARRENILMLDSKGVITADRTDLTEQKRYFATERTDVHTLAEAITGADVFVGLSRPNVLTQDMVRTMAPNPIVFALANPNPEITYEEATAAREDIIMATGRSDYPNQINNVIGFPYIFRGALDVRAKAINEEMKRAATMAIADLARETVPDEVLRAYGNAQLHFGKDYFIPKPVDPRLIVRVSTAVARAAVESGVAEHPIADWAAYEAELLGRVGLMSHLTRRLHESAKLNPHRVIYAACENPSVLKAAVSARAHGIARPIMLGDEKQIRDFAAELDLSLEGIEIVNYRSDEEKARRHHYARVFAEQNWRRGGNHTEALDKMFDPNYFGMMMVRLGDADAMITGIYSKHSYLAEVAKQTVGLQEGVGHFATMHMVSLKNGPLFLADTLINHNLSAEALVDIAVMAYEKAHCFGVKPVLAIVGFSDFGADSDADSTVEAAKAVAILHEKYPYIPVDGEMRVSLALHAEKRDKQYPQNKIKGRNANVLIFPRLSAANACYQLLREADDAEEVLGPIQIGLAKPVYFADHDATVSDILNITAMAVLDSHACLI, from the coding sequence ATGAATAGCAAACTCGAAGAACAGGCACGAGCCTACCATGCCGAAGGTAAGCCCGGCAAACTCGAAATCAGGCCTACGAAGCCTCATTCTACTCAGCACGATCTGACGCTGGCATATAGTCCGGGAGTAGCGGTGCCCTGCAAGGACATCGAACAGGATCCGGCGTTTGCATACAAATACACGGCCAAGGGCAATCTCGTAGCCGTGATCTCGAATGGTACCGCCGTTCTGGGACTGGGGGATATAGGTGCTTTGGCCGGCAAGCCGGTTATGGAGGGGAAAGGATTGCTTTTCAAGATATATGCCGGTATAGATGTGTTCGACATTGAGATAGACGAGACGGATCCGAAGCGGTTCATCGAAGTGGTCAAGGCTATTGCTCCGACCTTCGGAGGGATCAACCTCGAAGATATCAAAGCACCCGAATGCTTCGAAATAGAGGAGACGCTGAAGCGAGAATTGGATATACCCGTCATGCACGACGATCAGCACGGCACTGCGATCATCTCTTCTGCCGGCCTGATCAATGCACTGATGATAGCAGGCAAAAAGATCGAGAATGTGCGTATCGTAGTGAACGGTGCAGGAGCATCGGCTTTCTCCTGCACCAAACTGTACGAATCCTTCGGTGCCAGAAGAGAAAACATCCTGATGCTCGACAGCAAAGGGGTGATCACGGCAGATCGGACGGATCTGACCGAACAGAAACGCTACTTTGCCACCGAACGTACCGATGTGCACACGCTGGCCGAGGCCATTACCGGCGCAGACGTCTTCGTCGGTCTGTCCCGACCCAATGTGCTCACACAGGATATGGTGCGGACGATGGCTCCCAATCCCATTGTATTTGCTCTGGCCAATCCCAATCCGGAGATTACTTATGAGGAAGCTACTGCCGCTCGTGAGGATATTATCATGGCTACGGGGCGTTCGGATTATCCCAACCAGATCAACAATGTGATCGGTTTCCCTTATATATTCCGTGGAGCTTTGGACGTTCGTGCCAAGGCTATCAATGAGGAAATGAAACGGGCTGCTACGATGGCTATCGCGGATTTGGCGCGAGAGACTGTCCCCGACGAAGTACTGCGAGCCTATGGCAATGCTCAGTTGCACTTCGGGAAGGACTACTTTATTCCCAAGCCGGTGGATCCTCGTCTGATCGTTCGCGTATCTACTGCCGTAGCACGTGCGGCAGTCGAGAGCGGAGTGGCTGAGCATCCTATTGCGGATTGGGCTGCTTATGAGGCCGAATTGTTGGGACGGGTGGGACTGATGAGCCACCTTACGCGTCGTCTTCATGAATCTGCCAAGCTCAATCCTCATCGCGTGATCTATGCAGCCTGCGAGAATCCTTCGGTGCTGAAAGCTGCCGTATCGGCACGTGCACATGGAATAGCCCGACCGATCATGTTGGGGGATGAGAAGCAAATTCGGGATTTTGCCGCAGAGTTGGATTTATCTTTGGAGGGTATCGAAATCGTTAATTACCGCTCCGATGAAGAAAAGGCTCGCCGTCATCATTATGCCCGTGTCTTTGCCGAACAGAACTGGCGGCGCGGAGGCAATCATACCGAAGCGCTGGACAAGATGTTCGACCCCAACTATTTCGGTATGATGATGGTGCGCTTGGGGGATGCCGATGCTATGATCACGGGCATATACAGCAAGCATAGCTATCTGGCGGAAGTGGCCAAGCAGACTGTCGGCCTGCAAGAGGGCGTCGGTCACTTTGCCACTATGCATATGGTCAGCCTGAAGAACGGGCCACTCTTCCTGGCCGATACGCTGATCAATCACAACCTTTCGGCCGAGGCTCTTGTGGACATCGCCGTCATGGCCTATGAGAAAGCACACTGTTTCGGCGTAAAGCCTGTATTGGCGATAGTCGGCTTCTCCGACTTCGGAGCCGACAGCGATGCGGATAGTACGGTGGAGGCTGCGAAGGCTGTGGCCATATTGCATGAGAAATATCCCTATATTCCCGTGGATGGAGAGATGCGGGTATCCTTGGCTCTCCATGCCGAAAAGAGGGATAAGCAGTATCCGCAGAATAAGATCAAGGGGCGTAATGCCAATGTTTTGATCTTCCCGCGTCTCTCGGCGGCAAATGCATGTTACCAGTTGCTTCGCGAAGCGGACGATGCCGAGGAGGTGCTGGGTCCTATTCAGATCGGTCTGGCTAAGCCTGTCTACTTTGCCGACCATGATGCTACTGTATCGGACATCCTCAATATCACGGCCATGGCCGTACTGGACAGCCACGCCTGTCTGATTTGA
- the rpiB gene encoding ribose 5-phosphate isomerase B — METIGICSDHAGYELKERVKAWLAEQGITTKDFGCHSSESVDYPDFAHPLGSAIERGELNRGISICGSGNGISMVMNKYPHVRAALCWTEEIARLARQHNDANVLSLPARFISDEQAKAILKIYLETPFEGGRHKARIDKIPIRK; from the coding sequence ATGGAAACAATCGGTATTTGTAGCGACCACGCCGGATATGAATTGAAAGAACGCGTAAAGGCATGGCTTGCAGAGCAAGGCATCACGACAAAAGACTTCGGATGTCACTCTTCCGAAAGCGTCGATTATCCTGATTTTGCCCACCCATTAGGCTCTGCCATCGAACGGGGGGAGCTGAATCGTGGCATATCGATCTGCGGTTCCGGCAACGGCATATCCATGGTGATGAACAAATATCCCCACGTACGTGCCGCCCTTTGCTGGACTGAGGAGATCGCTCGTTTGGCTCGTCAGCACAATGATGCCAACGTCCTCTCGCTGCCTGCACGCTTCATCTCGGACGAACAAGCCAAGGCTATCTTGAAAATCTATTTGGAGACGCCTTTTGAAGGGGGACGCCACAAGGCTCGAATAGACAAAATTCCCATCCGGAAGTAG
- a CDS encoding transketolase family protein, translating into MNDKKLMNKAADNIRVLAAAMVEKAKSGHPGGAMGGADFVNVLFSEYLIFDPKNPQWAGRDRFFLDPGHMSPMLYAQLALTGKYSMDDLKAFRQWGSITPGHPEVDVMHGVENTSGPLGQGHTYAVGAAIAAKFLAHRFGWMMSQTIYAYISDGGIQEEVSQGAGRIAGHLGLNNLIMFYDSNDVQLSTTVKEVASEDVAMKYRAWGWKVIEIAGNDADEIRKALTEAKGEGERPTLIIGHTLMGKGAVGEDGSSYENMVSTHGQPLSAAGASFAETVKNLGGNPEEPFAIFPEVREMYAARLAELEQIMAERREEEQRWRSTHPDLAAKFDAWFAGQTPQIDWKAIEQKPNQATRSASATVLGTLAGEVENMIVTSADLSNSDKTDGFLKKTHAMKKGDFSGAFLQMGVSELTMACLCIGMALHGGVIPACGTFFVFSDYMKPAVRMAALMELPVKFIWTHDAFRVGEDGPTHEPVEQEAQIRLMEKLHNHSGRRSMLVLRPADVQETTVAWKMAMENTHTPTALILSRQNITDLPANGSRYEEALQAEKGAYIVNTDQNIEVVLLASGSEVSTLVEGAELLRKRGVKLRIVSVPSEGLFRSQSAEYQEEVLPIGIRRFGLTAGLPVNLEGLVGESGAVWGLNSFGFSAPYKVLDEKLGFTAENVYEQVLKILH; encoded by the coding sequence ATGAATGACAAAAAGCTGATGAACAAGGCTGCGGACAATATTCGAGTATTGGCCGCTGCAATGGTGGAAAAAGCCAAAAGCGGTCACCCGGGCGGAGCCATGGGCGGAGCGGACTTTGTAAACGTACTCTTCTCCGAGTATCTGATCTTTGACCCGAAGAACCCGCAATGGGCCGGTCGCGATCGCTTCTTCTTGGATCCGGGACATATGTCCCCGATGCTGTATGCTCAGCTGGCATTGACGGGCAAGTACTCCATGGATGACCTCAAAGCATTCCGCCAATGGGGCAGCATCACACCCGGACACCCCGAAGTAGATGTCATGCACGGAGTGGAGAACACATCCGGCCCCTTGGGACAAGGCCACACCTATGCTGTCGGTGCAGCCATCGCAGCCAAATTCCTCGCTCATCGCTTCGGCTGGATGATGAGCCAAACGATCTATGCCTACATTTCCGATGGAGGAATACAGGAGGAAGTATCACAAGGAGCCGGCCGAATCGCCGGACACCTTGGGCTGAACAATCTGATTATGTTCTACGACTCGAACGACGTACAGCTTTCTACGACAGTGAAAGAGGTGGCAAGCGAAGACGTAGCCATGAAATATCGTGCATGGGGTTGGAAGGTAATAGAGATTGCAGGTAACGATGCGGATGAAATTCGCAAGGCCCTGACCGAAGCCAAGGGAGAGGGCGAGCGTCCCACACTTATCATCGGGCACACCCTTATGGGCAAAGGTGCCGTAGGCGAGGATGGCAGTTCGTATGAGAATATGGTGAGCACGCATGGACAGCCGCTATCGGCTGCCGGAGCATCATTCGCCGAAACGGTCAAGAACCTCGGAGGCAATCCCGAAGAGCCGTTCGCCATCTTCCCCGAAGTTCGGGAAATGTATGCCGCTCGCTTGGCAGAACTGGAGCAGATCATGGCAGAGCGTCGCGAAGAAGAGCAACGTTGGCGCAGCACCCATCCTGATTTGGCAGCCAAGTTCGATGCGTGGTTTGCCGGTCAAACGCCCCAAATCGACTGGAAAGCCATAGAGCAGAAACCCAATCAGGCTACCCGCTCCGCTTCTGCCACCGTGTTGGGTACTCTTGCCGGAGAAGTGGAGAATATGATTGTAACCTCTGCCGACCTTTCCAATTCAGACAAGACCGATGGCTTCTTGAAGAAAACCCACGCCATGAAGAAAGGAGATTTCAGTGGAGCATTCCTGCAGATGGGTGTATCGGAGCTGACCATGGCCTGCCTCTGTATCGGTATGGCTCTTCATGGAGGCGTTATTCCGGCTTGCGGTACCTTCTTCGTATTTTCCGACTACATGAAACCGGCCGTTCGTATGGCTGCCCTGATGGAATTGCCCGTCAAGTTTATCTGGACGCATGATGCTTTCCGTGTGGGCGAGGATGGTCCTACTCACGAACCGGTGGAACAGGAGGCGCAAATTCGCCTGATGGAGAAGCTGCACAATCACAGCGGCCGTCGCTCCATGTTGGTCCTTCGTCCGGCCGATGTTCAAGAGACTACCGTAGCTTGGAAGATGGCTATGGAGAATACGCATACTCCTACAGCTCTGATCCTTTCGCGTCAGAATATCACCGATCTGCCTGCTAACGGCAGTCGGTACGAAGAAGCGTTGCAGGCTGAAAAGGGAGCTTATATCGTCAATACGGATCAGAATATCGAGGTAGTTCTCCTGGCCAGCGGATCTGAGGTGTCCACATTGGTCGAGGGGGCAGAGCTGCTGCGCAAACGCGGTGTAAAACTTCGTATCGTGTCGGTACCTTCCGAAGGGCTTTTCCGTTCGCAGAGTGCCGAGTATCAAGAGGAAGTGCTTCCCATCGGTATCAGGCGTTTCGGCCTGACAGCCGGATTGCCCGTCAACCTGGAAGGCCTTGTGGGTGAAAGTGGTGCCGTCTGGGGATTGAACTCTTTCGGATTCTCCGCTCCCTATAAGGTGCTGGACGAGAAACTCGGCTTTACGGCAGAGAATGTGTACGAACAAGTGTTGAAAATACTCCACTGA
- a CDS encoding alpha-L-fucosidase, with protein sequence MKTLITNRFLLLFVFLLTAVSGQGQEVYYPGSVVFPADATLEQKVEMAAKVVPTLQQLAWQQMELTAFLHFGINTFTDSEWGDGKEDPALFNPVELDARQWVRILHEAGFRMVILTAKHHDGFCLWPTATTRHSVASSPWREGKGDVVKEVRAACEEYGMKFGIYLSPWDRNAECYGDSHRYNRFFVSQLTELLTHYGEVHEVWFDGANGEGPNGKRQEYDWETFYDTIRRLQPQAVMAIMGDDVRWVGNERGLGRTTEWSATVLTPGIYSRSKTERNRLGIRENSPDLGSREVLKEAGEIFWYPSEVDVSIRPGWFYHAAEDKKVKSLDKLVDIYFQSVGYNSVLLLNVPPDRRGLIHEADALRLKEWADYLGRAFAHDRVVDSARYAVVQEHAVEEYALESKTHINILMLQEDITKGQRTEAFTVEAWVDGAWQEIGRGTTIGYKRLLRIPAVETDRIRVRIEQCRLPVNLCRVAVYYAEPPEQVVADESWNDIPRADWKLLSDDPLTIDLGREVMLRAFTYAPYKAEAKPTTAVRYRLAVSEDGRQWREIPTMGEFANVINNPLPQTVDMNQIVRTRFIRLDATAASGDKAVITMQEIGVTVE encoded by the coding sequence ATGAAAACCCTGATAACAAATCGTTTCCTCCTGCTTTTTGTCTTTTTGCTTACTGCTGTTTCTGGGCAGGGGCAAGAAGTCTACTATCCGGGGTCTGTGGTTTTTCCTGCCGATGCCACTTTGGAACAGAAGGTGGAGATGGCGGCAAAGGTAGTCCCTACCCTACAACAGCTGGCTTGGCAGCAGATGGAGCTGACGGCATTTCTGCACTTCGGCATCAATACTTTTACCGACAGTGAGTGGGGTGATGGGAAAGAAGATCCGGCACTCTTCAACCCGGTGGAGCTGGATGCTCGGCAATGGGTACGAATACTGCACGAAGCGGGCTTTCGCATGGTAATCCTTACGGCCAAGCACCACGATGGTTTTTGTCTCTGGCCTACAGCTACCACGCGCCATTCGGTGGCTTCATCTCCGTGGCGAGAGGGCAAAGGCGATGTGGTGAAAGAAGTCCGAGCAGCGTGCGAAGAGTATGGTATGAAGTTCGGCATTTATCTGTCTCCTTGGGATCGCAATGCGGAGTGCTATGGCGATTCGCACCGTTACAATCGGTTTTTTGTCAGTCAGCTCACCGAACTGCTCACTCACTATGGAGAAGTACACGAAGTATGGTTCGATGGAGCCAATGGCGAAGGGCCCAACGGCAAGCGACAGGAATATGATTGGGAGACATTCTACGACACCATCCGCCGACTGCAACCCCAAGCCGTTATGGCTATCATGGGAGACGATGTGCGCTGGGTAGGCAATGAGCGTGGACTGGGACGAACCACCGAGTGGAGTGCCACAGTGCTTACGCCGGGTATTTATTCCCGTTCGAAGACGGAACGCAATCGTCTGGGAATTAGGGAGAACTCTCCGGATTTGGGCAGCCGAGAGGTGCTGAAAGAAGCTGGCGAAATCTTTTGGTATCCGTCCGAAGTGGACGTTTCTATTCGTCCGGGTTGGTTTTACCATGCTGCCGAGGACAAGAAAGTCAAGTCATTGGACAAGTTGGTGGATATTTACTTTCAGTCCGTAGGTTATAATTCGGTACTCCTGCTCAATGTGCCGCCCGATAGGCGAGGCCTGATCCACGAAGCCGATGCCTTGCGCCTGAAGGAGTGGGCTGACTATCTCGGTCGGGCCTTTGCTCATGACAGGGTAGTGGATTCGGCGCGCTATGCCGTTGTTCAAGAACATGCCGTCGAAGAATATGCACTCGAATCTAAGACGCACATCAATATACTTATGCTCCAAGAGGATATTACTAAGGGGCAGCGCACCGAGGCTTTCACTGTGGAGGCGTGGGTGGATGGAGCATGGCAGGAGATCGGCCGCGGTACGACTATCGGCTATAAGCGACTTCTTCGCATTCCTGCAGTCGAGACGGATCGGATACGGGTACGTATAGAACAGTGTCGTCTGCCGGTCAATCTGTGTCGCGTAGCTGTGTATTATGCCGAGCCACCGGAGCAGGTCGTTGCCGATGAGTCGTGGAACGATATTCCACGTGCAGACTGGAAGCTGCTTTCGGACGATCCATTGACTATCGATCTGGGTAGAGAGGTCATGTTGCGCGCTTTTACCTATGCGCCATATAAGGCCGAAGCCAAGCCTACGACTGCCGTCCGCTATCGGCTGGCTGTGAGTGAAGATGGCAGACAGTGGCGAGAGATCCCGACTATGGGGGAGTTTGCCAATGTGATCAATAATCCTCTGCCTCAAACTGTAGATATGAATCAAATCGTCCGGACGCGCTTCATCCGCTTGGATGCAACTGCCGCATCGGGAGATAAAGCCGTAATCACGATGCAGGAAATCGGCGTGACTGTGGAATAG
- a CDS encoding aminotransferase class V-fold PLP-dependent enzyme translates to MNTYFDNATTSYPKPDAMRQALAHFYDVPVGSYGRSRDRETLRVISEVEELRDALADLIGVSEPAHICFADNATTGINTILRGSLQAGCSVLVSPMEHNAVMRPLQCLADTIGLKIALMPSMPDGRVDTNRLVDAIPTDTALAVVNLESNVNGLVQPIEEIARLLTQERGIAILADATQYLGTSRLKADELGLAYVAFTGHKGLLGPSGTGGFYIRDPRSVHPLTTGGNGLHSANWTVGVEMPERFMAGTVNVLGLTALLASVRQLPPFRIGRDAWKQCMQQMQRFPGLRVYGAADPIEQGYLCSLTHDRLTPARIGDALYEAFDIVTRTGIHCAPLAHRSIGTFATGTVRLSLSPYHEEADLEYLLNALSHVLRS, encoded by the coding sequence ATGAATACATATTTCGATAACGCCACCACCTCCTATCCTAAACCCGATGCCATGCGTCAGGCTTTGGCGCATTTCTACGATGTGCCGGTAGGGAGTTACGGCCGCAGCCGCGATAGAGAGACGCTGCGCGTTATTTCGGAAGTAGAAGAGTTGCGCGATGCTTTGGCCGACCTGATCGGTGTATCCGAGCCGGCTCATATCTGTTTTGCGGATAATGCCACTACAGGTATCAATACCATTCTTCGAGGCTCTTTGCAGGCAGGCTGTAGCGTGCTGGTCAGTCCGATGGAGCACAATGCTGTGATGCGTCCGCTCCAATGTCTGGCTGATACCATCGGTCTAAAGATTGCCCTCATGCCTTCGATGCCTGACGGACGAGTCGATACCAACCGGCTGGTCGATGCCATTCCCACAGATACGGCTCTCGCTGTGGTCAATCTGGAGAGCAATGTCAATGGTCTAGTCCAGCCCATAGAGGAGATAGCCCGTTTGCTCACACAGGAGCGCGGCATCGCTATCTTGGCCGATGCTACGCAGTATCTCGGAACTTCACGACTCAAAGCTGATGAATTGGGGTTGGCTTATGTGGCTTTTACCGGTCACAAAGGACTTTTGGGGCCTTCGGGTACGGGCGGATTCTATATCCGTGACCCACGAAGCGTTCACCCTCTGACCACAGGTGGCAATGGTTTGCATTCGGCTAACTGGACAGTGGGGGTGGAGATGCCGGAGCGGTTTATGGCCGGCACGGTCAATGTGCTTGGGCTTACCGCTTTGCTGGCTTCCGTTCGTCAACTTCCGCCCTTTCGTATCGGTCGGGACGCGTGGAAACAGTGTATGCAGCAGATGCAGCGGTTCCCGGGACTTCGGGTGTATGGTGCTGCTGACCCGATCGAGCAGGGCTATCTATGCTCGCTGACGCATGACCGGCTGACACCTGCACGTATAGGCGATGCACTGTACGAAGCATTCGACATTGTCACTCGCACGGGGATTCATTGTGCGCCGTTGGCGCATCGATCGATTGGTACCTTCGCTACCGGAACAGTACGTTTGTCGCTCTCTCCCTATCACGAAGAGGCTGATTTGGAGTATCTCCTAAATGCTTTGAGCCATGTCTTACGAAGCTGA
- a CDS encoding DUF3343 domain-containing protein: MSYEADSRFFLFSTTRDFIRAMRAAEQAELTHRVIAVPTHLSAECGMCLHISSVQEELLETILKRISIPYTIGI, from the coding sequence ATGTCTTACGAAGCTGACAGTCGATTTTTCCTCTTCTCTACTACTCGTGATTTCATTCGGGCTATGAGGGCTGCCGAGCAGGCCGAACTGACTCATCGCGTTATTGCAGTTCCCACCCATTTGAGTGCCGAATGTGGAATGTGTCTGCACATTTCATCGGTTCAAGAGGAATTGCTCGAAACTATTTTGAAACGAATTTCCATTCCATATACTATCGGAATATGA
- the selD gene encoding selenide, water dikinase SelD → MNRSSFDLLSTVEYGGCSAKLDPAKLSELLHDIPLPVDSRIMVDVSTHDDAGVYRLNDDTALIVTTDFFPPVCSDPYTFGRIAAANALSDVYAMGGRPLLVLNLTMFPSEGIPVEVLADILRGGQQTIDESGAFTMGGHTIDDPIPKYGLAVTGIVHPEHLVTNAGVRAGQCLVLTKPLGIGVAMAAHRLGLIGSEVYEAAIGQMCLLNRAGAELMQKYGIRGATDITGFGLLGHAKELAEASDVCLHIDSRSVPVLPECLSLLRDGCIPGATFRNLRFVGDMLRADCPTEYKMLLADAQTSGGLLMAVDADRAEDLVADLHRTGLHPFAAIIGYATDAEDAAKLIVT, encoded by the coding sequence ATGAACCGATCTTCCTTCGATCTACTCTCTACGGTCGAGTACGGTGGCTGTTCGGCCAAACTGGATCCGGCCAAACTGAGCGAACTCCTGCACGATATACCCTTGCCTGTAGATAGCCGTATCATGGTGGATGTGAGCACGCATGACGATGCCGGCGTGTACCGGCTCAACGACGATACTGCCCTGATCGTAACCACGGATTTCTTCCCGCCGGTTTGCTCCGATCCTTATACCTTCGGTCGCATAGCTGCTGCCAATGCTCTCTCGGATGTGTATGCCATGGGAGGGCGACCGCTGTTGGTACTCAATCTGACCATGTTCCCCTCCGAAGGGATTCCCGTAGAGGTCTTGGCGGATATTCTCCGTGGAGGACAGCAGACAATAGACGAGAGTGGTGCCTTTACGATGGGAGGGCATACGATAGACGATCCCATACCTAAGTACGGACTGGCCGTTACAGGCATAGTGCATCCGGAGCATCTGGTCACAAATGCCGGCGTACGTGCAGGGCAATGCCTCGTCCTAACCAAACCGCTGGGAATAGGCGTAGCGATGGCTGCCCACCGTTTGGGGCTTATCGGCAGTGAAGTCTATGAGGCTGCCATCGGGCAGATGTGCCTGCTCAATAGAGCAGGGGCGGAGTTGATGCAGAAATACGGGATAAGGGGTGCCACCGATATTACGGGTTTCGGTTTGCTCGGACATGCCAAGGAGCTGGCAGAGGCTTCAGACGTTTGCTTGCATATCGACAGCCGATCGGTGCCGGTTTTACCGGAGTGCCTCAGCCTGCTAAGGGACGGCTGCATACCAGGTGCTACCTTCCGTAATCTTCGCTTTGTAGGGGATATGCTTCGGGCAGATTGTCCCACAGAGTACAAAATGCTTTTGGCCGATGCACAGACATCGGGCGGATTGCTGATGGCTGTCGATGCCGATCGGGCGGAAGATCTCGTGGCGGATCTCCATCGGACGGGTCTGCATCCTTTTGCTGCCATTATCGGTTATGCTACCGATGCGGAGGATGCCGCAAAACTGATCGTAACTTAA